The sequence ataacctttcaaACGAGGTaatatttgtaaaattctaagacacggatttttggatatgttatacCAAAATTTGATTTCCTATTATACCCTTCAAAAAATAGGATATTAATATGACTAAAAGAGAGGATAATTGTGTCAAGTGAAAAAGACCAACCATggacaccaaatccaatctttttgtgtcaattgatgaCTTAGGATTTATAAAAAAGTCGCTCGGTCGGCCCAAAGAAAAACTCAATTTATGCAAATAAACTAGGACTGAGGGAGTATAATTTTGTGATGGGTTATAATAGTTAAATTTAGAAAAACTCAATTTATGccacaaaaagaaaaagcaaaTGATTCGAGTAAAAGAAAATGAGTTCTTTTTGATGGTGTCTATGGAATCTCGTGTGAAtttcttagtttttattattttttttaatgaatcaTCAAAATGGACCATATTTTGGACGTTTGAAAATTATGTGCATGACACGCTTACATGAAATAGTTGGTGAACTTCTGCAAGTGGAGAAAAGACTTTGGTCTCGAGTGCTGATGGTGATGGTGATTTGTATTTGTCGATCTTGACCGGCTCTTTCCTAGGTGTTTTATAAACAAACATCACCGAGTTATTTTGGTTGTTGGGACTACTTGGGAGTGAATGATGCTACATTTTAACAGACGCGTCTGTCCCATCAAATGCGATACTTACACTTTTTCCAGTTTTATCTATCGAATACCAAATTAGGGGAAATGAAAGAAGCAGAATGGTATTAAATGAAAATAAATCACATGTCTGAGGAGCGACATGtcctgtcttttttttttaatcggaAAGAACATAcattatgatttaaattagaTTTTAAACTCATCTCCAAACTCGTGAGCGGAGACTCGATCCGCTGACCTTTTACTTGAGAGTAGACTGGGCTAACCGTGACGTGTCATGTCTTACCGGTCCGCTTTCAAAGGATTTGTAGCATACATTACTCGTGTAAATTGCTTGGTGCTAGTATCTCCAACTCCAAGTACCACCAAAAACTAAGTggtaccaaagttccatggatgATAAAATCATAAAGCTAGTCCTCTTAGGTTCACAAAAGTAGAAGCAATAAAAAATAAGCTATAAAAGCACATGTCACTAGCACCTAGCAAGAAAAGTTGTAGAAGAAGAGGAGATCATGGCTCCTGGGGGTAACTGAGTTGGTGGATTATACACCAATTAAGCACCAAAAGCAAAATAAAACAATCATCACAGATTGATAATAATGCATATAAAGAGCCAAGAGTTCACCAACTCAAGGAGTCTGCACAATACTAAAAGGTGGCCGCCTTAGACGAATATCGGAATCTCTCTTGCAGTCTAAAAGTAGCATTTTTCCACGATTTTTCTTTACATATAGCAGACAGTAAGCCAACGTTTCTATATgagcaaaattttcttttgaatacaGGCAAGAATTCCTGTCAGTTCAAAGCAAAAAAATACAGCTTCAAAATATTACAGACGCGAAAAATCTATCTCAAAACGTTCAGTCAGGAGCCTCATTTAGTCATAGGACGCTGCTGCATGGTCTCTGTATCCTACTAGTTTCAACCAGCAGTTCTACACTAAAGGCAAAATGCAAAGCATGATGcataaaaagaaataacagaacccAGACAACCGGACAATATCATGGGAAACCAGAGCATCACAAGCATATATCACCCATACAATGATTTTTCAGCCCAACAAATATCAAGAAACAAGGTTTGAATTGCAAAAGACAAGACATCGAAGAACTCCCGAAAGTTTGTTCTTAAATTTTTGGGACTGCCAAAAGAATTACTTTAAGAACAAAGGAAGCATATGGGAGGAGCCCTCCCACATGTAGATAAATATTATATTAGAAGCGTATGGAAGAAGACCGAAATCTTGATATCAACAAAGGCCgagtaaaaaaaagaagaaaattaatcAAGGAAATGAAACAGTTACTAAATAGAATACGATATCTACGAGAAAAATAAAGGTAAAAATCAATTTCCTATTGAAGGGAAAAATATAATTGTGACCCTAAAATTAAGAATCCAATAAAGGACAAGTTTTAAGACCTAAACATAGAAGAAGTTGAACTGTTCAAGACAGAGACGGAATTTGCAAAATCCAGGAAACTCAAACACATGCTATGCCTAAACAAGGGCAGGAGAAAGAGATAAAAGACAGTTAGCATTTTAGCAAGACTTCACCATTTTACGAAGAATTACAAATAGTGAGAGATAGGAAAAGGCACCACTGTTATTATCAAGGGCGTGATCTCTTGTTGCTGCAAGATGGACATTTGTATTGCTTGATATGTTCAGCCCTAGCTGGAGTTATCTTCACACATTTTCCATGGAACCATTTCTCGCAGATGTCACAGCAGATCCAGAACTCATCCGCTGCGTAGTTCTCACCACACGCACCACACAGAGCGTCCCCATGTTCATCCTCTTCGTCGTCCTCTAAACCCTCTTCGTCGTCCCTTGGAGGCGGTGTTGGCTTGGCATACTTGGTGGGCTGAGGCTCAGATGGTCGCTGCTTTATTTAGCAAAAGAATGACAATGTAAATGATTAAAATGCAAACCATAAAAGTAAGAAGCTCGTAATTAAGGAAAATGGTGTAGCCTGCCTGGGGCATACATTTACCCTAGGGCATTGATATGGGATATCCACACAATTATCCTGTGCAGCAACTGCGAGAACATCCCAGGCCTATACCATCATCAGATTAGAGTAAATCTCCTTAGGGAAATAGAAGAAACTTTCACATTTCTTCATTCTACAGATAGAATATATTTCATTTCCAAGATGAAAGGTCAGAGAACTATGCCATCATATGCCTGCCTGGAAAGCAACATTACTTAAAGGGAGAGTAGCATTCATCCGTCTTCCCCGAAGAGAGCTTTCTATTTATTATCTATCGAAATGTTTAATGGCTGTTCGAATAGTTACTTACCATTTTGGAATTCGACTTGGGTTTGTTGCTGCTGTGGTTTGAAACTGAAGACTTTTCCTTCACATGTTTCTTTGCATTTCCAGTCACAACTTCAAAGATGGTTGGGAGATCATTCATCATAGTAAATAAACGTTTCCTGATCACAAATAACAGCAAACAACTTCGTTAAGTTGATGTGAACGATGGTACATGCACTACAGTAATCTGTAATTCAAATATATTGTTTCATGGCTATGTGGCAAATCTTAGTGGGGGTGGGTGATGTCATGGTAATATGCTTTTTCTTTAAGTTTacaatactttttcttaagaCTGAGATTGATTCTCAAAGGCGCTCCAAAAATCTAGCAAATTTCAGCCATAAGACTATTTTGAGATGAACGAAAATTCCTCCAATAACTAAATAAACCAATGGCACTTCTGGATAAGCTAACTTACTACCACAGAGGTTTGTCTACATATACTCAGCCGTAATGCAAGAAAAAGGACTGAATCGTAGCCGCATTTATACTATTTATACTCATTTGTTAAGATAAAAGCAGGTAGGTAAACTGCTTTAGCACAAATGTTAATGCTTGAATACCACGCATTTCAATGAATTATGGAACAGTAACAATTCGAGAATTCAAGATATATGATGATGTTAGTAACACAGGTCAAGAGGTTAACATGGGTATATATCAAATAATTTGAAGATATCTACAATTGATGAAAGACGTACCTTTCATTTTTATCAAATCCAAATCTAGCACCAAAATAAAACGCAACAGCTAGTAGCCATGCATCGCTGTGGACTGCAACCAAAGCTAACCAGTCTTTTTCTTGCATTCCATCTCTAGCGAAGTTAATGCCCAGTGCAGGTTCTGGAAGCTCAGGGGGGACTTCTTCAGCAGGTAAATTGACCTCCCACTGCTCACTAGGAAACCCATACAAGCACAAGTTTTCCTTCTCTGCGAAGTACAGTATAAATTGAGTGATACACAACAAGGAAGAGAAACTAATCACACAATGGGAGAAAAAGAGCAGAAGAACAAGAAGAGTCCAGGAATGAAAATTCTGTCCAGTTCAGAGATCTGACATTGTTCTATACGAACATAAATAACATATAGAGTAACTACCAATTACTCCTTGATAAAAACCACAAGGCTCTAACCGATAGATGCAAATAACCTTATGCGCAAGGACTTAAATCAGCCCATATTACTCAACTAACAGACATTAAACCCAAGTAGCATCTAAGCCACCTCAAAATAAGAAGTAGTGGTTTACTGACATGACAGCAGGTATAATCCGAGAAAGACTAAGAGGAAATAGCAATATAAGCAAGACTTTACAGAAGGGGGTCATCAGTTCAAGCAAGACTTAAACGAGGTAGAAACAATCAAGTTTTAAATCAAATCAATGAGGAGGTAGTGATGATCGACTATTAAATGTCTCCCTTAAGGAAACTCAACGAATCAAAAGCAAGTAAGTAACCCGATTATGTAGCAATAAATTGGGAAAGACCCAGTAGTCCATCAAGGAATCGGATGATTGATGAAACTTGCAACTTTCAAGTTAAACCATGCAAAAACTTTCTCTGCAAAACGCAATGTGAGTACGCATGATCTTTTTCAAACCTAATATGGTAAACGACCTCAAACCCTATATatttccaaaaaatcaaggagCCGAAAAAATTAGGATCACGACTAACTATATCTCTGAGCATATAAGGAAAAAAGAGGTTCAAAATCATTTTCTAGGTCCTGCACTAAAACAGCTGAAACTGCACTACCATGTACACAGAATTGATACCTATCCAGTCAGGTttggaggaagaaaaaaaattccttaAATTTGTTATCATTAAAATGATATTCTTTTATACTACTAACAAGATGCCCTTCACAGAAATCGTACCCCAGAAGAAACGGAACAGTTTATAACATATTTCTACAACACTCTGGGTCACATCACGAAGAAAGAGGTAATCGCCTAACAAACACCAACTTAAACAGTAAACCTCAAGCTCTCAAGGTATCAATGCAGTTTAATTCAAGTGACACCATCAAAGGTAACCTATACGCTCACCATGCCCTCCCTGTACAGTCTAAGCACATTAGCACATATTCATATAATCCTGAAAGCAAGGAAACCTTTGTGAACATATTAATTTGGGACAACACAACTCATTTTCATCTACAAAACCAACAAAACCCCAGTTCACCAAAATTCCGAATTCAACTACACCCCATAGTTAACACATTTCCAAAAGCTATTATCCACTCCTCACTATGCATCAATACACCCAAAACTGGTTTTAGCAGAGTCCCCCAAGTCCCATTACAGCATCCAGGCAACTAAAAGAACCTCTTGATACTACAATAacaaaatcagcttgctcaacacACAGAATAACTACATCTTCGAAACTTGGCCAATGAATTAACACCCTGTAATCCCTCAGGTCCTCCAAGCCACAATTGGTCTTTCCATAACAAAATGAATAAACATATCCAAATACTGAATCAAGTGATTCTCAAAATAAAAACTAGGGTTGAATAAAAATTAGACACTGATAATTCCTACTGTACAATAAAATTACACCATTTCCAAGTCCCCCAATTACCCGAAAAAACAAACATAACCAGCTGAGAATTAGAAGAACCTAACAACACATCAAAATCAGTACTACTATAAACAATTccacaaaaatgacaaaaaaaaaattaaacaaaaaaaactcAATTCCTAATCTAACAAATGAAAACCCAGAATAATAAAACATGCAAAGAGATAGAAAACCCTAACCAGGATCACATTGGCGATAAAACTCTTTAACATCTGCACAACAGaaaaaacccaaaagaaaaaaaaaagttaaaacccTAGAATTCAACATCaatacaaaaatccaaaaacaaacccaGAAAAGAAGGTGAATAACTGCAATTACCTTGAGTAAGAGCTTTAATCATTCCAGTTCTTCTTCCTTTGAAATCTCTAAAAACTTCTTCCACTGTTCTTGGATTATACTGTCCTactgcaccaccaccaccagctcctcCACCTCCGTCCATGATTTCAAAAACCCTTCAAATATTATAAACAAACAACAGAAATTCTGATTTTTACAGATTTTTCAGAGAGGGGGGGTTAAGGAGGGTAGAGAAaagaagaactgaagaagaagaagaggaaagaataAGGGCTACTAATATTTATATTTAATGCACCCTTTTCTAATTACGTTATTTATAATTAGGTCCTTATATTTAACATGTAATTTCAGATGAGTGTCTTGTTTTGAACTCATTTATAGATGTTCATAGTTTTTGGTTTTCTACCGCAAGTTTGAAGTCAACCGTTATGAATAATTTGCCTACCAACCCCACGCCTAAATAATTTTGTGTCCAACTACAGggggtttctttttttcttgtctgACTCAACTGGTTAGTCTAGATTTGACCAATCTCACGATTATAAATATACTTGGCTTATAAAaaggataaaataataataaacaattTTTTGATTTAGGTCATATATATGGCCAGTAATACAAAGGGATACCTGACTCAAAGGCGCTGAATCAGATGTATGAGTCTAGTCAGATGCCGAGTCAAACATCAGAGAAATAGAAAAACATTGTCTGATATCTGGCTCGTCCTAAATCAGATGTCGAATCAGATTCATACCGCAAGGAAGACCCATACAACATTTTAAGGTCCTTTATTTGTACTTCTATAGAGATGTGGTAGTTTCTGTTTTCTTATCGTAAGTCAACTGATTCGGTTGTCCTTTTTATTATACTCCAATATTATTGggtggttttttttttctgactCAACCGATTTATGTGGACCTGACCTATCTAGATCTAACTTATAACGTCCGAATCTAACTTTTCACATCTTAATAGAAAATTATAAAATAGTAAAAttactgattttttttatttaagtcaAATATGCGCCTAGAAAGTCAAGCCCCATTTCAGAAGtcaggaaataaaaaaaaacgattTGGCATCTAACTCACCCCATGTAACATTTAGATAGCAAATTAGACCCAAACAAACATCGCGCACAACTCGAGAGGTGCTAGCAAACTGCTCCTCAATTGTTTGTCGCATTTGATGGACATAGACCTGGGTGGTTTGTTGGTTATATGTCTTTCATCGGAATAGATCTGTGTTATTTTATGAGGAATTAGTCGTTCTCGTCTTTTCAGATAATATTCATTCTGCAAACTCAATTAATCAAATTGTTTGTTCCATACACAAAATCACATTGCGTAGTAGAGCATGGTTTTCAATTTTCCTCACGAAACCAAAACCCTTGACATTTTTATTTTATGAACAAAGGGCCGGACTCACATACTTTAGGGCCATAGGTTCAAATCAACCACAACTAGAATTTTTTGATCTTTTAGAAATTCACAATAACTTTATcagaaatttttttttgaatagatttTCTATGAATCCAACAACTACTTATTAGCAATAAATCTAACTGTCAAATGTATAAAAATCTCTATCCATGATTGTCAAATCAATTTTCTTCAAAGTTCTCATAAACAGATAAAGACTCTCTCATAAAGAGATCGTTTTAAGCATCAAAATCAAAGACAcgaaaacagagaaacaacaaatTGGTAGGtacaaagaaatgaaaatgaaagcaACATTATAAGCAAAATATAGAAGGAAACAAAAACTAACCACTACATAAAATTCAATCTGGAATAGATAACATTGATGTTTATAACAATGGAAATCTAATTCTCATGCAGTTTAACAGAACTACGAGGACAATAAAACATTGAATATGAGAAACGGAATTCACTGGAAAATGTCTCCAATAATTGTACCGTATTTcgttaatcaaaagaaaataatatacaacaaaaTCAAGCTCTTCTTAGCATGACAAACTATTAACTAACAAAATAAATTGTTACCTTGGTTTCCGCAACCACTTAtccccataaagatatatcattaagtactagttca comes from Papaver somniferum cultivar HN1 chromosome 7, ASM357369v1, whole genome shotgun sequence and encodes:
- the LOC113294592 gene encoding PHD finger protein ALFIN-LIKE 4-like isoform X1, whose protein sequence is MDGGGGAGGGGAVGQYNPRTVEEVFRDFKGRRTGMIKALTQDVKEFYRQCDPEKENLCLYGFPSEQWEVNLPAEEVPPELPEPALGINFARDGMQEKDWLALVAVHSDAWLLAVAFYFGARFGFDKNERKRLFTMMNDLPTIFEVVTGNAKKHVKEKSSVSNHSSNKPKSNSKMQRPSEPQPTKYAKPTPPPRDDEEGLEDDEEDEHGDALCGACGENYAADEFWICCDICEKWFHGKCVKITPARAEHIKQYKCPSCSNKRSRP
- the LOC113294592 gene encoding PHD finger protein ALFIN-LIKE 4-like isoform X2, whose amino-acid sequence is MDGGGGAGGGGAVGQYNPRTVEEVFRDFKGRRTGMIKALTQDVKEFYRQCDPEKENLCLYGFPSEQWEVNLPAEEVPPELPEPALGINFARDGMQEKDWLALVAVHSDAWLLAVAFYFGARFGFDKNERKRLFTMMNDLPTIFEVVTGNAKKHVKEKSSVSNHSSNKPKSNSKMRPSEPQPTKYAKPTPPPRDDEEGLEDDEEDEHGDALCGACGENYAADEFWICCDICEKWFHGKCVKITPARAEHIKQYKCPSCSNKRSRP